From the genome of Geoglobus ahangari, one region includes:
- a CDS encoding bifunctional ADP-dependent NAD(P)H-hydrate dehydratase/NAD(P)H-hydrate epimerase — MREPITSREMGALDLNCEYFGLSRLQLMENAGKAVADEILKRFSGGKVVLFAGSGNNAGDGFVAVRFLKGFDVDVVLARDVKSELARRNLDILVKAGFSVFPWQDYDFDYADIVIDGLLGTGFRGELRRPYSDIVRAINESESFVVSIDVPSGMNADSGEYREAVKADLTVTFHRPKPGLSRSPEIAGEVVVADIGIPEEFEKLAGPGDFRLAYRRFEDGHKGSHGKVLVVGGYPYVGAPFLAAYSTYKAGADIVTLAVPESVYPQVSSFSPEIIPRKLRGDEITEKNVEEITELARKHDVVVFGMGTVDKGDVAEEISKGVEKIVLDAGGLTATPHCRSILTPHRQEFERVFGYEASEESVLVAANSIDGAVLLKGKRDIVSDGRRVKYNDTGNAGMTVGGTGDVLAGVAGALFAICDDPFHAACAAAFITGLAGDMCLEEKGYNFTALDVAEKIPYAVKKVMELK, encoded by the coding sequence ATGAGGGAGCCGATAACGTCCAGAGAAATGGGTGCGCTGGATCTCAACTGCGAGTACTTCGGCCTCTCAAGGCTCCAGCTGATGGAGAACGCTGGAAAAGCTGTTGCTGACGAGATTCTGAAGAGGTTCTCCGGTGGAAAGGTCGTCCTGTTCGCAGGCTCGGGAAACAACGCTGGAGACGGTTTCGTCGCTGTGAGGTTCCTCAAGGGATTTGACGTGGATGTGGTGCTCGCCAGAGACGTGAAAAGCGAGCTTGCAAGGAGGAACCTCGACATTCTCGTAAAAGCGGGCTTCAGCGTGTTCCCGTGGCAAGACTACGATTTCGATTATGCTGACATAGTAATAGACGGCCTCCTCGGAACAGGCTTTCGTGGAGAGCTGAGGAGACCCTACAGCGACATAGTCAGGGCAATCAACGAATCCGAATCGTTTGTGGTTTCCATAGATGTGCCCAGTGGGATGAACGCGGACAGCGGGGAGTACAGGGAGGCCGTTAAGGCAGATCTGACTGTGACATTCCACCGCCCCAAGCCGGGCCTCAGCAGAAGCCCGGAAATTGCTGGAGAGGTTGTTGTTGCGGACATAGGCATCCCGGAGGAGTTCGAGAAACTTGCAGGCCCCGGGGACTTCAGGCTCGCCTACAGAAGGTTCGAGGACGGTCACAAGGGGAGCCACGGGAAAGTGCTGGTTGTTGGGGGGTACCCGTACGTTGGCGCACCATTCCTGGCAGCCTACTCGACATACAAGGCAGGGGCAGACATTGTCACGCTGGCGGTTCCTGAGAGCGTTTATCCGCAGGTTAGCTCCTTCTCACCAGAGATCATCCCGAGAAAGCTCAGAGGGGATGAGATCACCGAGAAGAACGTTGAAGAGATTACAGAGCTCGCCAGAAAGCACGACGTTGTTGTATTCGGCATGGGAACGGTTGATAAGGGCGATGTGGCGGAGGAGATCTCAAAGGGTGTTGAGAAGATCGTTCTTGATGCGGGTGGTCTGACAGCCACCCCACACTGCAGATCGATCCTGACACCGCACAGGCAGGAGTTCGAAAGGGTGTTTGGCTATGAGGCGAGCGAGGAGAGCGTGCTTGTGGCTGCGAATAGCATTGATGGTGCCGTGCTGCTGAAGGGCAAGAGAGACATCGTGAGCGACGGCAGGAGGGTGAAGTACAACGACACGGGCAATGCAGGAATGACGGTTGGAGGGACGGGAGACGTGCTCGCAGGGGTTGCCGGAGCGCTCTTCGCCATATGCGACGATCCGTTCCATGCGGCATGCGCAGCGGCGTTCATAACAGGACTCGCAGGGGACATGTGCTTGGAGGAGAAGGGGTACAACTTTACAGCACTTGACGTCGCGGAAAAGATACCCTACGCGGTAAAAAAGGTTATGGAGCTAAAATAG
- a CDS encoding tubulin/FtsZ family protein — MRFFAIGFGQAGGKILDLFMENEKLRGSNTLKALAVNTARTDLMGLKHIPPKNRILIGQTIVKGHGVGTDNKLGAKIAQEEIETVLNAIDEMGTHEIDAFLIIAGLGGGTGSGGSPVLAKYLSEMYSEPVYAVGVLPAPEEGKLYSLNAARSMITLLKYVDNLILVDNGAWKFEGMSLRESYAKINEEIVRRLAILARAGEPVEEGLVGEMVVDSSEVINTLRGGGISSIGYATLPIQEKKKGGGLFGFLKKKEEQVVTAEEDRSTRISSLVRKAALGRLTIPCNIGSAERALVLVAGPPEYLDRKGLEKAKLWLEEQIAGVEVRAGDYPTRRTKHIAALVVLANVTDIPRVKQLQKLAAEAKEEVEIAEKERIEKTISLFEEEDLEPLF, encoded by the coding sequence ATGAGGTTCTTCGCAATAGGTTTCGGTCAGGCGGGAGGAAAGATACTCGATCTGTTCATGGAGAACGAGAAGCTCAGAGGGTCAAACACCCTGAAGGCTCTTGCCGTAAACACGGCGAGGACAGATCTGATGGGGCTGAAGCACATACCGCCCAAGAACAGGATACTGATAGGCCAGACGATCGTCAAGGGGCATGGAGTCGGGACGGACAACAAGCTCGGAGCAAAGATCGCTCAGGAGGAGATAGAGACGGTGCTGAACGCCATAGATGAGATGGGAACTCACGAGATAGATGCGTTCCTCATCATTGCTGGGCTCGGTGGCGGAACCGGAAGTGGTGGCTCTCCTGTTCTCGCCAAGTATCTCTCTGAGATGTATTCCGAGCCCGTTTACGCTGTTGGCGTCCTCCCCGCACCGGAGGAGGGCAAGCTTTACTCTCTGAATGCTGCAAGGAGCATGATCACCCTCCTCAAGTACGTAGACAACCTCATACTGGTGGACAACGGAGCCTGGAAGTTTGAGGGCATGAGCCTGAGGGAGAGCTACGCGAAGATAAACGAGGAGATCGTGAGGAGGCTGGCAATTCTTGCGAGGGCTGGCGAGCCCGTTGAGGAGGGGCTGGTAGGAGAGATGGTGGTCGACAGCTCTGAGGTTATAAACACCCTCAGGGGAGGGGGGATCTCGTCTATCGGCTACGCCACTCTGCCAATTCAGGAAAAGAAGAAGGGTGGAGGTCTGTTCGGGTTCCTGAAGAAGAAGGAGGAGCAGGTTGTCACCGCAGAGGAGGACAGGTCGACGAGGATCTCAAGCCTCGTCAGAAAGGCCGCGCTTGGAAGGCTGACGATCCCCTGCAACATTGGGAGTGCGGAGAGGGCCCTCGTTCTCGTCGCCGGGCCGCCGGAGTATCTGGACAGGAAGGGCCTTGAGAAGGCCAAGCTGTGGCTTGAGGAGCAGATAGCCGGAGTCGAGGTGAGGGCCGGAGACTACCCGACGAGGAGGACGAAGCACATAGCGGCGCTTGTGGTTCTCGCCAACGTCACCGACATTCCGAGGGTCAAGCAGCTGCAGAAGCTTGCCGCCGAGGCGAAGGAGGAGGTCGAGATTGCCGAAAAAGAGAGGATAGAAAAGACGATCTCTCTCTTCGAGGAGGAGGATCTGGAGCCGCTATTTTAG
- a CDS encoding thiamine pyrophosphate-dependent enzyme, with amino-acid sequence MSSILKEIEWCPGCGNFGIFKAFRNAVKRLGKDGIEKGRIVVVAGIGCHGKLPDYIDQPSFHTIHGRVLPMLTGIKLANPDLLPVGFSGDGDALNEGMEHFIHAAKRNTDVALFLHNNEVFGLTTGQFTATTPKGRRTRTTPFGNPEDPVNPCLLALISGATFVARGYAGNIKQLEELMYRAILHRGFSFLEILQPCVSFNNTWDLLRENVHEVSPAESFDDALRLVMDRFATGVLFKTEKETFEEILHKNRV; translated from the coding sequence ATGAGCTCGATTTTGAAGGAGATTGAGTGGTGCCCGGGGTGCGGGAACTTCGGGATATTTAAGGCCTTCAGAAACGCAGTGAAAAGGCTTGGGAAGGATGGGATAGAGAAGGGGAGAATCGTGGTCGTTGCAGGCATCGGATGCCACGGCAAGCTTCCGGACTACATTGACCAGCCGAGCTTCCACACGATTCACGGCAGAGTTCTTCCGATGCTGACGGGCATAAAGCTCGCAAATCCAGACCTTCTCCCCGTTGGTTTCTCCGGGGATGGGGATGCACTCAACGAGGGCATGGAGCACTTCATCCACGCCGCGAAGAGGAACACTGACGTCGCTCTCTTCCTACACAACAACGAGGTATTCGGCCTGACAACGGGCCAGTTCACCGCCACAACGCCTAAAGGAAGGAGGACGAGAACGACTCCGTTCGGAAACCCTGAAGACCCGGTGAATCCCTGCCTTCTGGCCTTAATTTCCGGAGCAACCTTCGTCGCGAGAGGATACGCGGGAAACATCAAGCAGCTCGAGGAGCTCATGTATCGGGCAATCCTCCACAGAGGGTTTTCATTCCTCGAGATACTGCAGCCCTGCGTGAGCTTCAACAACACATGGGATCTGCTGAGGGAAAACGTTCACGAAGTCTCTCCGGCTGAGAGCTTTGATGACGCCCTCAGACTGGTGATGGATAGGTTCGCAACAGGCGTGCTCTTTAAGACAGAAAAGGAAACGTTTGAGGAAATTCTCCACAAAAATAGGGTGTAA
- a CDS encoding 2-oxoacid:acceptor oxidoreductase subunit alpha translates to MDINICITGAAGDGVKEAGELCAKLFSELGYYAFVYQEYQSRIRGGHNASIVRVSDKPVHSHRKYYDLLVCLEDYVYRIHEPYVRGDIIYDTKFSCEKGGIGIPMTEIVKEANEPMIFRNAASLGAIAAYYSIDFGVLEDVFVRTFGEKAKDDVVISKAAYDHFLEHHQAKMSVERVGERREVVAGSKAIAEGLIAAGLEYYYAYPMTPASPILHYIIKKRRDIIAYQPESEIAAVNMAIGSAFAGKRSATGTSGGGFALMSESIGMAGMAEVPLLIIEAQRVGPSTGMATYHAQDDLNFVLYPSHGEFPLVVASPYTIEDAYKLSAELMNLAWKYQTPAILLTDKHLVESLQTAELHGAEIEETEIVRSSDGVMKRYELTESGVSRYAVPPAIAKFNSNEHTEYGITTDSAEVRKAMHDKRVRKEKLILEDVRGKGYVEYFKGKEAVVTWGSTFGALYEVVEELGYRLIVIRYLRPLVLPELEKAKVVECNRTGQLAGLLESRGVRVERVLKWDGRPFTPEELREVLG, encoded by the coding sequence ATGGACATTAACATCTGCATAACCGGTGCCGCCGGCGACGGTGTCAAGGAGGCAGGAGAGCTGTGCGCGAAGCTGTTTTCCGAGCTCGGCTATTACGCTTTCGTCTATCAGGAGTACCAGTCTCGCATACGGGGTGGGCACAACGCGAGCATCGTCAGGGTCTCTGACAAGCCCGTTCACTCCCATAGGAAGTATTACGACCTCCTCGTCTGCCTTGAGGATTACGTCTACAGGATTCACGAGCCGTACGTGAGGGGCGACATTATCTACGATACCAAGTTCTCCTGCGAGAAGGGTGGAATCGGCATCCCGATGACGGAGATAGTCAAGGAGGCAAATGAGCCGATGATCTTCAGGAACGCAGCATCTCTCGGCGCAATAGCGGCCTACTACTCCATAGACTTCGGAGTCCTTGAGGACGTCTTCGTCAGAACCTTCGGAGAGAAGGCGAAGGACGATGTTGTCATCTCTAAAGCAGCCTACGACCACTTCCTCGAGCACCATCAGGCCAAGATGTCCGTTGAAAGGGTGGGAGAGAGGAGGGAGGTTGTTGCTGGTAGCAAAGCAATTGCTGAGGGGCTGATCGCTGCAGGTCTCGAGTACTACTATGCCTATCCCATGACCCCCGCGTCTCCAATCCTGCACTACATCATCAAGAAGAGGAGGGACATAATCGCGTACCAGCCAGAGAGCGAGATTGCCGCCGTAAACATGGCCATAGGAAGCGCGTTTGCCGGGAAGAGGAGTGCAACCGGGACGAGCGGTGGAGGGTTCGCGCTGATGAGCGAGTCCATTGGCATGGCAGGGATGGCAGAGGTTCCGCTGCTCATCATCGAGGCTCAGAGGGTTGGCCCGTCAACCGGAATGGCGACCTACCACGCTCAGGACGACCTGAACTTCGTTCTCTACCCATCTCACGGGGAGTTCCCGCTTGTCGTCGCGAGCCCCTACACGATCGAGGACGCCTACAAGCTCTCGGCTGAGCTGATGAACCTTGCGTGGAAGTACCAAACCCCTGCCATTCTCCTCACCGACAAGCACCTCGTGGAGAGTCTGCAAACAGCGGAGCTTCATGGTGCAGAAATCGAGGAGACGGAGATTGTCCGTAGCAGCGACGGAGTTATGAAGAGGTACGAGCTCACTGAGAGTGGAGTATCAAGGTATGCGGTTCCGCCTGCGATAGCGAAGTTCAACTCGAACGAGCACACCGAGTACGGGATAACCACCGACAGCGCTGAGGTCAGGAAAGCCATGCACGACAAGAGGGTCAGGAAAGAAAAGCTCATCCTCGAAGATGTCAGAGGGAAGGGCTATGTCGAGTACTTCAAGGGGAAGGAGGCTGTGGTGACGTGGGGCTCCACTTTCGGCGCGCTTTATGAAGTGGTGGAGGAGCTCGGCTACAGGCTCATCGTCATCAGGTACCTCAGACCGCTCGTGCTTCCCGAGCTCGAGAAGGCCAAGGTTGTCGAGTGCAACCGCACCGGACAGCTCGCCGGACTGCTTGAGAGCAGGGGTGTGAGGGTTGAGAGGGTCCTGAAGTGGGATGGCAGGCCATTCACCCCCGAGGAGCTGAGGGAGGTGCTCGGATGA
- a CDS encoding DUF211 domain-containing protein, whose translation MAGIRRLVLDVLKPHEPSNLLLAKILSELEFVDGVNLSLYEIDQNTENVKITIVGDEMDFEEIKRTIESLGGVIHSVDEVVAGKRIVENVLTEQDR comes from the coding sequence GTGGCGGGAATCAGAAGGCTGGTTCTGGATGTTCTGAAGCCCCACGAGCCGAGCAATCTGCTGCTGGCGAAGATACTCAGCGAGCTGGAGTTCGTGGACGGTGTTAACCTGAGCCTGTACGAGATAGACCAGAACACGGAGAACGTGAAGATAACGATTGTTGGGGATGAGATGGACTTCGAGGAGATAAAGAGGACGATCGAGAGCCTTGGAGGTGTAATCCACAGCGTTGATGAGGTCGTTGCTGGAAAGAGGATAGTGGAGAACGTGCTCACGGAGCAGGACAGGTGA
- a CDS encoding histidinol phosphate phosphatase domain-containing protein has product MIDLHIHSVFSDGELIPSEIARRLASINYTAFAITDHVDFTNMEHVVGSLMKMRDVMDDYELKMLVGVEITHVPPKLIGKAVRFARKLGAEIVVVHGETIVEPVREGTNLSAVNEEIDILAHPGLVDEVTAQLAADNGVYFEITSRKGHSLTNGHVARIAEKFGVELVVNTDSHSPSDFITREDAEKVLRGAGVGDVERVFKNSSRIVRLKD; this is encoded by the coding sequence ATGATTGACCTGCACATTCACTCTGTCTTCAGCGACGGAGAGCTCATACCATCAGAAATTGCGAGAAGGCTTGCAAGCATTAACTATACGGCGTTTGCGATTACCGATCACGTCGATTTCACAAACATGGAGCATGTGGTAGGCTCGCTCATGAAAATGAGGGACGTGATGGATGATTACGAGCTTAAGATGCTCGTGGGCGTGGAGATCACTCATGTCCCCCCGAAGCTGATCGGAAAGGCTGTGAGATTCGCAAGGAAGCTTGGCGCGGAAATTGTGGTCGTTCACGGGGAGACGATAGTCGAGCCCGTCAGGGAGGGGACGAACCTCAGCGCCGTGAATGAGGAGATAGATATCCTCGCCCATCCCGGCCTTGTGGACGAGGTGACTGCCCAGCTTGCCGCAGACAATGGAGTATACTTCGAGATAACATCCCGAAAGGGGCACTCGCTCACCAACGGCCATGTGGCAAGGATTGCTGAGAAGTTCGGAGTCGAGCTGGTGGTAAACACGGACTCGCACTCGCCGTCAGACTTCATAACAAGGGAGGATGCGGAGAAAGTGCTCAGAGGGGCTGGAGTAGGGGATGTGGAAAGAGTGTTCAAAAACTCATCAAGGATAGTGCGCCTCAAGGATTGA
- a CDS encoding polyprenyl synthetase family protein, whose protein sequence is MKLERYGEMIENWEEYRIVNDSLQRLVSNADTLPKVKKALQHLIKAGGKRTRPIIVLLSGKLAGGDYETVLDMAMAVELIHTASLAHDDIIDRGVVRRNVETLNVKYDPSLAMLVGDWLISKSVELTSKYGPEVVRNFARTGMMMSEGEILDVYSITDDFGEEEYFRCIELKTASLFAYSARNAYKFISGDNSKSEKMYQYGFNLGIAYQLVDDLLEYLEIFEDKKSEFESLTLPLLLERTFGFKESVHRVLELIKKFTEKSKRALESFPSSEAKEKLLYLVDYMTVNMIKNYVSKNREVISILEAHYP, encoded by the coding sequence ATGAAGTTAGAGAGGTATGGAGAGATGATTGAGAACTGGGAGGAATACAGGATTGTTAACGACTCTCTCCAGAGGCTTGTGAGTAATGCTGATACTCTTCCCAAGGTGAAGAAGGCTCTTCAGCACCTGATTAAGGCCGGGGGAAAGAGAACCCGCCCCATAATCGTTCTTCTGAGCGGAAAACTTGCCGGTGGAGATTACGAAACTGTGCTCGACATGGCAATGGCCGTTGAGCTCATCCACACCGCGAGTCTCGCTCATGATGACATCATCGATAGGGGTGTGGTCAGGAGGAATGTTGAGACGCTCAACGTGAAGTATGACCCCTCTCTGGCCATGCTCGTTGGAGACTGGCTCATCTCGAAGTCTGTTGAGCTCACGTCCAAGTACGGGCCGGAAGTGGTGAGAAACTTCGCGAGAACAGGAATGATGATGAGTGAGGGGGAGATTCTGGACGTTTACAGCATAACCGACGACTTTGGCGAGGAGGAGTACTTCAGGTGCATAGAGCTCAAGACAGCCTCGCTCTTCGCGTATTCTGCAAGAAACGCGTACAAGTTCATATCCGGAGACAACTCGAAGTCCGAGAAGATGTACCAGTACGGGTTCAATCTGGGAATCGCATACCAGCTCGTCGACGACCTTCTCGAGTACCTCGAGATATTCGAGGACAAGAAGAGCGAGTTCGAGTCCCTCACGCTACCTCTCCTGCTGGAGAGGACGTTCGGGTTCAAGGAGTCCGTCCACAGGGTTCTCGAGCTTATAAAGAAGTTCACTGAGAAGAGCAAGAGGGCTCTTGAGTCGTTCCCGAGCTCGGAGGCCAAGGAGAAGCTCCTCTACCTTGTTGACTACATGACCGTGAACATGATAAAGAACTACGTGAGCAAGAACAGGGAAGTGATATCAATCCTTGAGGCGCACTATCCTTGA
- a CDS encoding deoxyhypusine synthase yields MIREVDIFRGIKASDLVSQLKDSAFNARRLGEAAEIYREMVDSGAFIFFTFAGAMVPAGMRGIVRGILDNGFANVLVTTGANVTHEIAEALGFHHKRGSEEVDDVELSRQNVNRIYDVFIENSAFEGVEEFVSEIFQSMDGEFTSYEILWEIGSHLPESSFLRVAYEKEIPVFCPTLHDSILGLHLYIYGRKIRYNPIKDVERMVDLCFQDKSMGVVIVGGGVPKNFTLQSMLLANGFDYAIQITTDSPQWGGLSGATLDEAKSWCKLKEGAKAVTVYSDATIALPLIYAYLLDTSG; encoded by the coding sequence ATGATAAGGGAAGTTGATATATTCAGAGGAATCAAAGCCTCGGATCTCGTGTCCCAGCTCAAAGACTCAGCGTTCAACGCGAGGAGGCTCGGAGAGGCCGCTGAGATCTACAGGGAGATGGTTGACAGCGGTGCCTTCATTTTCTTTACATTTGCCGGGGCGATGGTTCCTGCCGGGATGAGGGGGATCGTCAGGGGGATCCTCGATAACGGCTTCGCGAACGTTCTTGTTACTACCGGGGCCAACGTCACCCACGAGATCGCCGAGGCTCTCGGCTTCCACCACAAGCGTGGCAGTGAAGAGGTGGATGACGTGGAGCTGAGCAGGCAGAACGTGAACAGGATCTACGACGTCTTCATCGAGAACTCCGCATTCGAGGGTGTTGAGGAGTTCGTCTCGGAGATCTTCCAGTCAATGGACGGCGAGTTCACGAGCTACGAGATCCTGTGGGAGATAGGCAGCCACCTTCCCGAGAGCTCGTTTCTCAGGGTCGCATATGAGAAGGAGATCCCGGTTTTCTGCCCGACCCTGCACGACTCGATTCTTGGGCTGCACCTCTACATCTACGGAAGAAAGATCAGGTACAACCCCATAAAGGACGTGGAGAGGATGGTGGACCTCTGCTTTCAGGATAAAAGCATGGGCGTCGTGATCGTTGGGGGTGGAGTTCCCAAGAACTTCACCCTCCAGTCCATGTTGCTCGCAAACGGATTCGATTACGCGATTCAGATAACCACGGACTCACCGCAGTGGGGTGGGCTGAGCGGGGCAACCCTTGACGAGGCAAAAAGCTGGTGCAAGCTCAAGGAGGGAGCAAAAGCCGTGACGGTTTACAGCGACGCGACCATCGCACTGCCCTTGATCTATGCATACCTGCTCGACACCTCCGGTTGA
- a CDS encoding RtcB family protein: MENVLRKITDYKWELPKSYKAGMRVPAYFYINRKLMGILERDAVEQAANVATMPGIQKASLVMPDVHVGYGFPIGGVAGFDAEEGVVSPGGVGFDINCGVRLLTTSLRVDDVKPKIKQLIDSLFVAVPSGVGSEGRLRVSDRELDEIFVNGVRWAIENGYGYEEDADRCEENGALEGAKPEVVSRKARDRGRGQLGTLGSGNHFLEVQYVDKIYDEETAKVFGLEEGMVTVMIHTGSRGLGHQVCTDFLSVLDKAVRKYRIKLPDRQLACAPINSKEGQDYFGGMAASANFAWTNRQIITHWVRETFQKVFGMSEEDLEMNLVYDVAHNIAKFETHEVDGEKIRVVVHRKGATRAFGPGSREIPQRYRDVGQPVIIPGSMGTPSYVLVGTEKAMEETFGSTCHGSGRVMSRAAAKRRLRGDRVKAELMRDGIYVRATHGALLAEEAPQAYKRSDDVVDVVDKAGISRIVARLRPLGVAKG; this comes from the coding sequence ATGGAGAATGTTCTCAGGAAGATTACGGACTACAAGTGGGAACTGCCTAAGTCTTACAAGGCTGGCATGAGGGTGCCGGCGTACTTCTACATCAACAGGAAGCTGATGGGAATACTCGAGAGGGACGCGGTCGAGCAGGCGGCCAACGTTGCAACCATGCCGGGGATTCAGAAGGCCTCGCTCGTCATGCCAGACGTTCACGTTGGCTACGGTTTTCCGATTGGAGGAGTTGCAGGTTTTGATGCTGAGGAAGGTGTCGTCAGCCCGGGTGGTGTGGGGTTCGACATAAACTGCGGCGTCAGGCTCCTCACAACAAGCCTCAGGGTTGATGATGTCAAGCCAAAGATAAAGCAGCTCATAGACTCCCTTTTCGTTGCTGTTCCATCGGGAGTTGGGAGCGAGGGGAGGCTGAGGGTTTCCGACAGGGAGCTGGACGAGATATTCGTGAACGGAGTGAGGTGGGCGATAGAGAACGGCTATGGATACGAAGAAGATGCGGACAGGTGCGAGGAGAACGGAGCGCTTGAGGGGGCTAAGCCAGAGGTCGTGAGCAGGAAGGCGAGGGACAGGGGAAGGGGTCAGCTCGGAACGCTCGGCAGCGGCAACCACTTCCTCGAGGTTCAGTACGTGGACAAGATCTACGACGAGGAGACTGCGAAGGTCTTCGGGCTTGAGGAGGGAATGGTGACCGTGATGATCCACACAGGAAGCAGGGGGCTCGGCCATCAGGTCTGCACCGACTTCCTGAGCGTTCTTGACAAGGCTGTCAGGAAGTACAGGATAAAGCTCCCGGACAGGCAGCTCGCCTGTGCGCCGATTAACAGCAAGGAGGGTCAGGACTACTTCGGCGGAATGGCCGCATCGGCCAACTTCGCATGGACAAACAGGCAGATCATCACCCACTGGGTGAGGGAAACGTTCCAGAAGGTCTTTGGGATGAGTGAAGAGGATCTGGAGATGAATCTGGTTTACGACGTCGCCCACAACATCGCAAAGTTTGAGACTCACGAGGTTGACGGAGAGAAGATCAGGGTGGTCGTCCACAGAAAGGGAGCGACAAGGGCATTCGGGCCGGGGAGCAGGGAGATACCTCAGAGGTACAGGGATGTCGGACAGCCGGTCATAATCCCGGGGAGCATGGGGACTCCGAGCTACGTGCTTGTTGGCACGGAAAAGGCGATGGAGGAGACCTTCGGCTCCACGTGCCACGGAAGCGGAAGGGTGATGAGCAGAGCAGCGGCAAAGAGAAGGCTCAGGGGAGACAGGGTCAAGGCAGAGCTCATGAGGGACGGAATATACGTCAGGGCAACACATGGCGCGCTGCTTGCCGAAGAGGCTCCTCAGGCGTACAAGAGAAGTGACGATGTCGTTGATGTTGTGGACAAGGCCGGAATTTCCAGAATAGTTGCGAGGCTCAGGCCCTTAGGAGTTGCCAAGGGATGA
- a CDS encoding twin-arginine translocase TatA/TatE family subunit, producing MIGSLGPNELLLILLIAVLLFGANKLPELARSMGRATGEFRKAQREAELELREFEKNLKEGKYENREEEKRKKLEEMARALNIDPEGKSDDELLEEIRKAIPKEKAEP from the coding sequence ATGATAGGGAGTTTGGGACCGAACGAGCTGTTGCTCATCCTTCTGATTGCCGTACTGCTGTTTGGAGCCAACAAGCTGCCAGAACTTGCGAGGAGCATGGGCAGAGCCACGGGAGAGTTCAGGAAGGCTCAGAGGGAGGCGGAGCTTGAGCTCAGGGAGTTCGAGAAGAACCTGAAGGAGGGCAAGTACGAGAACAGGGAGGAGGAGAAGAGGAAGAAGCTCGAGGAGATGGCGAGAGCCCTCAACATAGACCCTGAGGGCAAGAGCGACGACGAGCTGCTCGAGGAGATAAGGAAGGCCATACCCAAGGAGAAGGCTGAGCCCTGA
- a CDS encoding twin-arginine translocase TatA/TatE family subunit, which produces MFGWGEFGLVLLLALILLGPDNMVDMARKLGRLYGEYKVAKRRLELEIMYGINPPDEDILKRVEEIREKSIIESAKKGVGLEEPKGINNQANNIVKNREVEG; this is translated from the coding sequence ATGTTTGGCTGGGGGGAGTTCGGGCTCGTGCTGCTGCTCGCCCTGATACTGCTGGGCCCGGACAACATGGTGGATATGGCGAGGAAGCTCGGTAGGCTCTATGGAGAGTACAAGGTGGCGAAGAGGAGGCTTGAGCTCGAGATAATGTACGGTATAAACCCCCCCGACGAGGACATTCTGAAGAGGGTTGAGGAGATCAGGGAAAAGTCCATTATTGAATCTGCTAAAAAGGGCGTTGGGTTGGAGGAGCCTAAAGGTATAAATAATCAGGCCAACAACATTGTTAAAAACAGAGAGGTGGAAGGATGA